The window TTCAGCGGGCGATAGGGAGATCGAACGAAGTGGATGTGCCTCTGCTGCTCGCCGCCGTATCCGCGACTTCGCCGTGCGGTGAAGATTTGGAATATGACGCGGATTTCTTGCGCCTGGAACGCGATTCCCAAGGTCAGCCCGAGCGCAGCATGGGCGATTCGATATTGCCTGCCGAACCCCCTGAGTGGCGCAGCATCCAGCAGCAAAGCCTGGACCTGCTGCAACGCAGCAAAGACCTGCGCATCACCCATTTCCTGCTGCAAAGTTCCCTGGCCCTGGAAGGCATACCGGGCCTGGCCCGTGTGTTGACGCTGACCAGCGAATTGCTCAAGCAGTACTGGGCCGAGCTGCATCCGCGCCTGGACGCCGAGGACGACAACGATCCCACCGTGCGCATCAACGCCCTCGCCGGCCTGACATCCGATATCACCATTGGCCTGCTGCGCGAAAGCATTCTGGCCCGCTCGCGCACCTTCGGTGCCGTGAGCCTGCGCGCCGCCGCCAATGCCAGCGGCCTGCAAAGTTTCCCGAATGAAAGCCTCGGCGCTGAACAGCTCGCCGGAGCCCTGCTCGACAGTGATCCCGAGCAGCTGGAAATCACCCGCGCCGCCCTGTTGGAAGCCCGCAGCGCCGCCGAAGCCATCGAGCAACACGTCAGCGATCAAGTCGGTTCCGCCCAAGGCGTGGACCTTGGCCCGCTGAAGCAACCGCTCAAGATGGCCCTGCAGATTCTCGGCCAGTTCGCCCCACAGAGCGGCGACAGCGCCCTGCCCGAAGTCATCAGCAGCGGCGACGACAACACCGCGCCGGTTGAACACGCCACCGCGCCGAGCGCGGGCGCGCCACGCAGCACCGCCCCTGGCGAAATCAACAGCCGCGACGACGTGCTGCGCAGCCTGGACCGGATTCTCGCGTACTACGCCCGTCAAGAGCCCTCCAGCCCCCTGCCGGTGCTGTTGAATCGGGCCAAGATTCTGGTGAACGCCGACTTTGCGACCATCGTGCGCAACCTGATTCCCGACGGCATGAGTCAATTTGAAAACCTGCGCGGCCCAGACAGCGAATAAAAGCGAACGGATCACGCAGTCACGTCACCGGCACCCCCGATGACGCCAACACCGTCGCTCAAGCGACCAGGAGCAGCAACGTGGCGAAGCAAAGTTCTCAGAAATTCATCGCGCGCAACCGTGCGCCTCGAGTGCAGATCGAGTACGACGTCGAGCTCTACGGCGCCGAGAAAAAGGTCCAGTTGCCCTTTGTCATGGGGGTGATGGCGGACCTGGCCGGCAAGCCCGCCGAGCCTCTGGCACCTGTGGCCGATCGCAAATTCCTTGAAATCGATGTCGACAATTTCGACTCGCGCCTCAAGGCCATGCAGCCTCGCGTGGCGTTCCATGTTCCCAACGAACTGACCGGCGAAGGCAACCTGAGCCTGGACCTGACCTTCGAAAGCATGGACGACTTCAGCCCGGCGGCCGTGGCCCGCAAGGTCGACTCGCTGAACAAGCTGCTCGAAGCGCGCACCCAACTGGCCAACCTGCTGACCTACATGGACGGCAAGACTGGCGCCGAAGAAATCATCATGAAAGCGATCAAGGACCCTGCCCTGTTGCAGGCCCTGGCCAGCGCGCCCAAGCCCGCCGACAACGAGCCCAAGGCTTAATCAGGACGAATGATCATGAACGAATCAGCACGTGAAAATCAGTCCCAGGCCCTGGGCACCACCGAAGTACCCAGCGAGTTCGCCTCGCTGCTGATGCAAGAATTCAAGCCCAAGACCGAGCGCGCTCGCGAAGCCGTCGAAACCGCCGTGCGCACGCTGGCCGAGCAGGCCCTGGCGCAGACTGACCTGGTGTCCAACGACGCCATCAAGTCGATCGAATCAATCATCGCCGCCATCGACGCCAAGCTCACCGCCCAGGTCAACCAGGTCATCCACCACCCCGACTTCCAGCAGCTGGAAAGCGCCTGGCGTGGCCTGCACTACCTGGTCAACAACACCGAGAGTGACGAGCAGCTCAAGATCCGCGTGCTCAACATCTCCAAGACCGACCTGCACAAGACCCTGAAGAAATTCAAGGGCACCGCGTGGGACCAGAGCCCGATCTTCAAGAAGATGTACGAAGAAGAATACGGCCAGTTCGGCGGTGAACCGTACGGTTGCCTGGTGGGCGACTACTACTTCGACCAGTCGCCACCGGACGTGGAGCTGCTGGGCGAGCTGTCGAAGGTCTGCGCCGCCATGCACTCGCCGTTCATTGCCGCCGCATCGCCGACCGTGATGGGCATGGGCTCGTGGCAGGAACTGTCGAACCCGCGCGACCTGACCAAGATCTTCACCACGCCGGAATATGCCGGCTGGCGTTCGCTGCGTGAATCGGAAGACTCGCGTTACATCGGCCTGACCATGCCGCGTTTCCTGGCGCGCCTGCCGTACGGCGCCAAGACCGACCCGGTGGAAGCCTTCGCCTTCGAAGAAAACACCGACGGCGCCGACAGCTCCAAGTACACCTGGGCCAACGCCGCTTATGCGATGGCGGTGAACATCAACCGTTCGTTCAAACACTTCGGCTGGTGCTCGCGCATCCGTGGCGTGGAATCCGGCGGTGAAGTGGAAAACCTGCCAGCCCACACCTTCCCTACCGATGACGGTGGCGTGGACATGAAGTGCCCGACCGAAATCGCCATTTCGGACCGCCGTGAAGCGGAGCTGGCGAAGAACGGTTTCATGCCGCTGCTGCACAAGAAAAACACCGACTTCGCCGCGTTCATCGGCGCCCAGTCGTTGCAGAAACCGGCCGAATACGACGACCCGGACGCCACCGCCAACGCCAACCTGGCCGCGCGCCTGCCGTACCTGTTCGCCACCTGCCGTTTCGCCCATTACCTCAAGTGCATCGTGCGCGACAAGATCGGCTCCTTCAAAGAGAAGGACGAGATGCAGCGCTGGTTGCAGGACTGGATCCTCAACTACGTCGACGGTGACCCGGCGCACTCCACCGAGACCACCAAGGCCCAGCACCCACTGGCCGCCGCCGAGGTCATCGTCGAGGAGGTCGAAGGCAACCCGGGGTACTACAACTCCAAGTTCTACCTGCGCCCGCACTATCAGCTCGAAGGGCTGACTGTGTCGCTGCGCCTGGTATCGAAACTGCCTTCGGCCAAGGGTGCGTAAAAACCTGCTGAACGGTACGCGGTAAACATGTGGGAGCGAGCCTGCTCGCGATAGCGGTGGATCCGTCGCCACCTGCGTTGCCTGACACGCCGTCATCGCGAGCAGGCTCGCTCCCACAGGGGATCTTCAGTGGGTTAGAGATCGCCTTCGTAGCGTTCAGCAGAACAGATTTCGCAAGGTCGGCGTCAATCAAACAATGTGGTAGAGACCACACAGGGAGAAAACATGGCTGTTGATATTTTCATCAAGATCGGCGACATCAAGGGCGAGTCCATGGACAAGGCCCACAAGGACGAGATCGATGTCCTGAACTGGAGCTGGGGCATGTCCCAGTCCGGCAACATGCACGTGGGCAGTGGCGGTGGCGCGGGCAAGGTCAACGTGCAGGACCTGTCGCTGACCAAGTTCGTCGACAAGGCATCGCCCAACCTGATGATGCATTGCGCCAGCGGCAAGCACATCGACAAGGTCAAGCTGACCGTGCGCAAGGCCGGTGGTGAAAGCCAGGTCGAGTACATGATCATCAATCTTGAAGAAGTGCTGATCACGTCCCTGAGCACCGGTGGCTCGGGCAACGATGATCGCCTGACCGAAAACGTCACCCTGAACTTCGCCAAGGTGATGGTCGACTATCAGCCGCAAAAAGCCGACGGCACCAAGGAAGGCGGTCCGGTCAAGTTCGGCTGGAACATCCGTCAGAACGTCAAGGTGTGATCGAACACGCCCCCGGTGCCAGGCGCCGGGGGTGTTTGGTGCTTGCTCGAATCCAATCCTTTCCCACCCGGTATCTGAGTCATGGCCAAGCCTTCGTTTATCAATTTGTGGAACAGCTATCCGCCCTACCCGTCCGCCAGTCCGGCTTGCGACGGTCCCTATGTCAACCAGTGCGCTATTCGTATGAGCATCGCCTTGTGCGGAGAAAAGACCTTACCGGTCAACTCATCGACTTATACGCTGGATCCCAAATGCGCCCATGGACATGCCCGCGGCGCGGAGTCATTGGCCAACTGGCTATGGAGGAAGAACCGCCTAGGCCCACCGAAGGTCTACACCACCAGCGTGGCAGACCGCACAACACTGATGGGCAAAACCGGAATCATCTTCTTCAAAGACTGCTACCAACAGAACAGCGACACTGCCGGTCGACCTACTGGTGATCACATCGACCTGTGGAACCGTGGCCTGACCAAGAGCGGTGATCTGTTCTCAAGATCCAAGGCCATCTGGTTCTGGGAGCTTTCGTGATGCGCAGCCCTTTGTTTCTTTCGGCGCTGGCGGCAAGCCTCGTCAGTCTAAGCGCGTGCGCCGGGCAGGAAACAGTCGCTCCGGCAGCCCTGACGCAAGCAGTTTTCGTCGGACATCCGGTGAGCCTGATCGACGTTCAAGGTCGCTGCACGCTCGTTAAACCTGACCAGAGCCACCTGACGCTCGATATGGAATGGCCTTGCCAGTTCAGCCTGGGCCCGGACAAGCAACTGCGTGTGGAGACCTTCAACCAAGTGCCGATTTTCTTGGTCGAACGCAGCGAACACATGCCCGCTCCCAGCCGCGATTGCTTGACCAAAATTCAAGCAGTACGCCTGGTCAAGGAAACATTGGAGGTCTCGGATGTGAGCCAATTCGCCTCCTGCGGCCCTGGCCAATGGGATCAAAAAATGTATACGGCGCTCTTTCGGTGGTAACCGAAATCGCCACCCGCGATCGCCTGCAACCGTCCCTGTTGGACCGGTTGACCGACGACGATCCGAGCAACCCCAAGGAAAGCGCCGACAAGCGCGTGTTGTCGCTCACCCAGTTGAAAGCCTCGGTGCTGCGTGACCTGGCGTGGTTGCTCAACACCACATCGTTGCTCGATACCGACGCCACGCTGCACACCCCGGCAGGCACGTCTGTGGTCAATTTCGGGTTGCCGGCGCTGGCCGGCAACAGCGCATCGAACGTCGACCTTCCGGCCTTGGAAGCGTTGATCCACCAAGCCATCGCCACGTTCGAACCGCGCATCTTGCGCCACACCCTGAGGGTGCGAGCCCGAGCAACCGCCGAGATGAACCACAACGCCTTGAGTTTCGAGATCGAGGGTGACCTCTGGGCGCAGCCCGTGCCGCTGCGCCTGATGCTGCAAACCGACCTGGACCTGGAAACCGGCCACGTGCGCGTGGTCCAAGCCGACCAGCGGAGACGCCCATGAATCCGCGCCTGCTGGAGCTGTACAACCAGGAACTGCACCACGTGCGCGAAAGCGCGGCGGAGTTCGCCAAGGAATACCCCAAGATCGCCAGTCGGCTGACGCTGTCCGGGATGGACTGCGCCGACCCGTACGTCGAACGTTTGCTGGAAGGCTTCGCCTACCTGACGGCGCGGGTGCAGCTCAAGCTCGATGCCGAGTACCCGACCTTCACCCATAACCTGCTGGAAATCGCCTATCCCCACTATCTGGCGCCCACGCCGTCGATGACCGTGGTGCAACTGCAGACCGACCCCGATGAGGGCTCGCTGAGCGGCGGCTTTGCGCTACCCCGGGACACCGTCCTGCGCGCCGCCCTGGGGCGTGAGACCCAGACCTGCTGCGAGTACCGCACCGCCCACGCGGTGACGCTGTGGCCGTTGCAGGTCAGCCAGGCCGAGTACTTCGGCAACCCGTCCGCCGTGCTCGGACGCCTGGCCGCCAGCGAACCGAAGGCCAAGGCCGGCCTGCGCCTGACCCTGCGTACGGGCGCCGAACTGCCGTTCAACAGCCTGCCCCTGGACAACCTGCCGCTGTACCTCAGCGGTGCCGACGAACAGCCCTTCCGTCTCTACGAACAACTGCTGAGCAATGCTTGCGCGGTGTTCGCCCGCAAGCCCGGCGGCGATTGGGTTGAACGCTTGCCTCAGGACGCGCTGTGCTCGCGGGGTTTCGACGATGCCGATGCCGCGCTGCCCGTGGTCTCGCGCGCCTTCCAGGGCTATCGCCTGTTGCAGGAATACTTCGCCCTGCCCCATCGGTTCCTGTTCGTCGACTTCACCCAATTGAGCCGCGCGGTCAAGCGCTGCGACGGTCAGGAGCTGGAGCTGATCGTGCTGTTCGACCGGCACGACCCGAGCCTGGAGGGCAGCGTCGGCGCCGCGCAGTTCCTGCCGTTCTGCACCCCGGCGATCAACCTGTTTCCCAAGCGCCTGGATCGCATCCACCTCTCGGAGCGGGTCAACGAACATCACGTCATCGCCGACCGCACCCGACCGATGGATTTCGAAGTGCATTCGCTGACCGGCCTCACCGGCCACGGCACCGGGCCGGAGCAGCCGTTCCTGCCGTTCTATGCCGTGCGCGATCCGTCCCGTTATGGCCGCGACCAGGCCTATTACACAATACGGCGTGAGCCACGAGTATTGTCCAGCGACCAACGACGCAACGGCCCGCGCTCGACCTACGTGGGCAGCGAAACCTTCGTCAGCCTGGTGGACAGCCAGCAGGCGCCCTATCGCCACGACCTGCGCCAACTGGGCGTGACGGCGCTGTGCACCAACCGCGACCTACCGCTGTTCATGAGTGTGGGCAACGGCAAGACTGATTTCACGTTGGCCGACAGCGCGCCCGTCGGCGCGATTCGTTGCGCCGCCGGCCCCAGTCGACCACGGGCCAGCCATGCCCACGACGCCAAGGCCTGGCGTTTGATCAGCCAGCTCTCGCTCAATTACCTGTCCCTGAGCGAGCAAGGCCAGGGCGCCGCCGCCCTGCGCGAACTGCTGCGCCTGTACGGCGACAGCAACGATGCGGCGGTGCAGTTGCAGATCGAAGGCCTGCGCGAAGTCAGCAGCAAGGCCTGCACCCGACGCCTGCCGATGCCCGGCCCGATCGTGTTTGGTCGGGGCCTGGAAATCACCCTGGAATTCGATGAAAACGCGTTTCGCGGCACCGGGGTGTTTTTGCTCGGCGCGGTGTTCGAGCGCTTCCTGGCACGCTACGTGTCGATCAACAGTTTTACCGAGACGGTGATCCGTACCACCGAACGCGGCGAGATCATGCGATGGAAAGCCAAGCCCGGACGTCGTCCGACCCTTTGAGTACCCTGGACGCGATGCACCAGGAGCCCTGGGAATACGACTTCTTCCAGGCCTTGCGCCGTATCGAGTGCGAATCCCCCGAGCTGCCGCGCCTGGGCCATTCATTGCGCCTGGCCGACGACCCGCTGCGCCTGGGGCAACAGGCCGAATGCACCTTCGCCCCGGCGACCCTGGCCTCGGTGCAACCGGGCCTCGACGGTGCGCCGGCACGCCTGGAGCAGTTCTTCTTCGGCCTCGGCGGCCCCAACGGCCCGCTGCCGCTGCACATCACCGAATACGTGCGCGAACGTCAGCGCAACAACGCCGACAGCACCAGCAAACGGTTCCTGGATGTGTTCCACCATCGCCTGCTCAGCCTGTTCTACCGGGCCTGGGCCGAAGCGCGGCCAACGGTCAGCCATGATCGCCCGGACGATGACTACTGGTCGGCGCGCCTGGCCGCCCTCAGTGGTCGGGGCATGCCGAGCCTGCTCAAGCAGGGGCTGATCCCCGACACGGCGAAGCTGCATTACAGCGGCCACTTGTCGGCGCAAACCCGCTACCCGGACGGCCTGAAGGCCATCATCAGCGAGTACTTCGGCCTGCCGGTGGAGATCGAAGAATACGTCGGCCAATGGCTGGAACTGCCAGAACGCAGCCGCGTGGGCGTCAGCGCCCATCAGTTGGGCGTGGACTTTTGCCTGGGCCGCTACGTGTGGGATCGCCAGCACAAATTCCGCATTCGCCTGGGGCCACTCAAGCTCGATGACTACATGGGCATGTTGCCCGGCAGCCAACCCTTCAACGAGCTGGTGGCCTGGGTCGCCGAATACCTGGGCCATGAACTGGACTGGGACCTGAACCTGATCCTGGAACAACCCGAAGTACCGGCGCTGCAACTCAACGGTAGTTTGCGCCTGGGGTTCAACACCTGGTTGGGACGCCCCGAAACAGATGCCAAGGATTTAATACTGGCCCGGCATTACGCCGAACAGGCCAACACCTCACAGACCTCAAGGAGCCATGAGCATGGGTGAAATCAGTCGCGCCGCGTTGTTCGGCAAACTCAACAGCGTGGCCTACAAAGCCATCGAAGCCGCCACCGTGTTCTGCAAGTTGCGCGGTAACCCCTACGTGGAACTGGCCCACTGGTTTCATCAGTTGCTGCAACTGCAGGACTCGGACCTGCACCGCATCATCCGCCAGTTCAATATCGAGCCGGCACGCCTGGCCCGCGACCTGACCGAAGCCCTGGACCGCCTGCCACGGGGCTCGACCTCCATCACCGACCTGTCTTCCCACGTTGAAGAAGCCGTGGAACGCGGTTGGGTCTACGGCAGCCTGATGTTTGGTGAAAGCCAGGTGCGCACCGGTTACCTGGTGCTGGGCATTCTCAAGACGCCAAGCCTGCGCCACGCGTTGCTGGGGCTGTCGTCGGAGTTCGACAAGGTCAAGGTCGAGGCCTTGAGCGAGCGCTTTGACGAATACGTCGGCGACTCCCCGGAAAACGCCCTGACCGCCAGCGACGGTTTCAACGCCGGCGCCGTGCCGGGCGAAGCCAGCGGCGCTATGGCCCCCAGCGCCATGGGCAAACTGGAAGCCCTCAAGCGCTTCACCGTCGACCTCACCGAACAGGCGCGCAGCGGTAAGCTCGACCCCATCGTCGGTCGCGACGAAGAGATCCGCCAACTGGTGGACATCCTCATGCGCCGCCGGCAGAACAACCCGATCCTCACCGGTGAAGCCGGCGTGGGCAAGACCGCCGTGGTCGAAGGCTTTGCCCTGCGCATCGTCGCCGGCGACGTGCCGCCATCGCTCAAGGACGTGGAGCTACGCAGCCTCGATGTCGGCCTGCTACAGGCCGGCGCGAGCATGAAAGGCGAGTTCGAACAGCGCCTGCGTCAGGTCATCGAAGATGTCCAGGCGTCGCCCAAACCGATCATTTTGTTCATCGACGAAGCCCACACCCTGGTGGGCGCCGGTGGCGCTGCCGGCACGGGTGACGCGGCCAACCTGCTCAAGCCGGCCCTGGCCCGCGGCACCCTGCGCACGGTAGCGGCCACGACCTGGGCCGAGTACAAGAAACACATCGAAAAAGATCCGGCCCTGACCCGGCGTTTCCAAGTGGTGCAAGTGGCCGAGCCGTCCGAAGACAAGGCGCTGCTGATGATGCGCGGCGTGGCCTCGACCATGGAAAAACACCATCAGGTGCAGATCCTCGACGAAGCCCTGGAGGCCTCGGTCAAACTGTCCCACCGCTACATCCCGGCGCGCCAGTTGCCGGACAAATCCGTGAGTCTGCTGGATACCGCCTGCGCCCGTGTCGCCATCAGCCTGCACGCGGTGCCGGCCGAAGTGGACGACAGCCGTCGGCGCATCGAAGCGCTGGAAACCGAGCTGCAAATCATCGCCCGTGAACACGCCATCGGCATTGCCATTGGCAGCCGTCAGACCCAGAGCGAAAACCTGCTGAGCGCCGAACGCGAACGCCTGGCCGAGCTGGAAGGCCGCTGGGCCGAAGAGAAAGCCTTGGTGGACGAGTTGCTCGCCACCCGCGCCACCCTGCGCGAGCGCGTCGGCGTGGTGGACAGCGAAGACAACAGCGAAGCTTGCGACAACGAAAGCCACGCCCTGCGCGAGCAACTGGTGGACCTGCAACAGCGCCTGACCGCGCTGCAAGGCGAAACCCCATTGATTCTGCCGACCGTGGACTACCAGGCCGTGGCCTCGGTGGTCGCCGACTGGACCGGTATCCCGGTGGGCCGCATGGCTCGCAACGAACTGGAAACGGTGCTCAACCTCGACCAGCACCTGAAAAAACGCATCATCGGCCAGGACCACGCCTTGCAGATGATCGCCAAGCGCATCCAAACCTCCCGCGCCGGCCTGGACAACCCGAGCAAACCCATTGGCGTGTTCATGCTCGCCGGCACCTCCGGCGTGGGCAAGACCGAAACCGCCCTGGCCCTGGCCGAAGCCATGTATGGCGGCGAGCAGAACGTCATCACCATCAACATGAGCGAGTTCCAGGAAGCCCACACCGTGTCCACCCTCAAGGGCGCGCCACCGGGCTACATCGGCTACGGCGAAGGCGGCGTGCTGACCGAAGCCGTGCGGCGCAAACCGTACAGCGTGGTGCTGCTGGACGAGGTGGAAAAAGCCCACCCGGACGTGCATGAGATTTTCTTCCAGGTGTTCGACAAAGGTGTGATGGAGGACGGTGAAGGCCGGGTGATCGACTTCAAGAACACCTTGATTCTGTTGACCACCAACGCCGGTACCGAACTGATTGCCCAGGTCTGCAAAGACCCGCAGAACGTGCCCGAGCCCGAGGACATCGCCAAGGCCCTGCGCCAGCCGCTGCTGGAGATTTTCCCGCCGGCCCTGCTGGGTCGCCTGGTGACAATTCCGTACTACCCGCTCAGCGACGAGATGCTCAAGGCCATCACCCGCCTGCAACTCAACCGCATCAAGAAGCGCGTGGAGAACACCCACAAAGTCGCCTTCGACTACGACGACGCGGTGATCGACCTCATCGTCTCGCGCTGCACCGAAACCGAAAGCGGCGGACGCATGATCGACGCCATCCTGACCAACAGCCTGCTGCCGGACATGAGCCGCGAGTTCCTGACCCGCATGCTCGAAGGCAAGGCGCTGGCCGGCGTGCGGATCAGCGCCCGGGATAACGAATTGCAGTACGATTTCAGCGACGCGGCCTGACGGTAAGGAACACCGTAAAACCCTGTGGGAGCGAGCTTGCTCGCGATAGCGCAAGTACATTCAACATCAATGTTGACTGATACGCCGCCATCGCGAGCAAGCTCGCTCCCACAGTGGCATCTTCCACAGTGGGGGTTGCGTTCCTTCAGCTATTACAACTTGCACGGGACACTCGATGTTATTCAACCAAGCCTCACGCCTGGCCAAAATCACCAGCCCCCTGGGACCTGAGGTGCTGTTGCTCAAGGACATGGGCGGCGGCGAAGAGCTGGGGCGGCTGTTCAACTACGAGTTGCAGTTGCACTCGCTGGACAACGCCATCGACCTCAACCAGGTGCTCGGCAAACCCATGTGCGTGAGCCTGCAACTGGACGGCGGCGGCGAGCGGCATTTCCACGGCATCGTTTCGCGCTTCAGCCAGAACGTTGACCAGGGACAGTTCGCCAGTTACCAGGCGACCTTGCGGCCCTGGCTATGGCTGCTGACCCGTACCTCCGATTGCCGGATTTTCCAGAACCTGACCATCCCGCAGATCATCAAGCAGGTGTTTCGCGACCTGGGTTTCTCCGACTTCGAAGACGCCCTCAGCCGCCCCTATCGCGAGTGGGAATACTGCGTGCAGTATCGCGAAACCAGCTTCGATTTCGTCAGCCGCCTGATGGAACAGGAAGGGATCTACTACTTCTTCCGCCACGAACAGGGCCGTCATGTATTGGTGCTGGCCGACGCCTATGGCGCCCATACCACGGTGCCCGGCTACGGCTCGGTGCCCTACTACCCCAAGAACGAACAGCAGCGCGAGCGCGACCATATCCACGACTGGCACCTGGCCCAGGAAGTGCAGCCCGGCTCGCTGGAACTCAACGACTACGACTTCCAGCGCCCCAGCGCGCGCATTGATGTGCGTTCGGCCATGCCGCGCCCGCACACCGCCGGCGACTATCCGCTGTACGACTACCCCGGCACCTACGTGCAGAGCCAAGACGGCGAACACTACGCCCGCACCCGCATCGAAGCCTTGCAAACCCTGCACGAGCAAGTGGAGCTGGCCGGCAACGCTCGCGGTCTGGGCTCGGGCCACCTGTTCAGCCTCACCGGCTTCACCCGCCAGGACCAGAACCGCGAATACCTGATCGTCGGCGCGCGCTATTACGTGTCCCAGGAAAGCGGTGAAACCGGCGGCGGCGCACCTTCGGCCCAGTTCGAAAGCAGCCTGACCTGCATCGTCGCCCAACAAAGCTACCGGCCGCTGCCCACGACCCATCGCCCCATCGTCAAAGGCCCGCAGACCGCGTTGGTGGTCGGCCCCAAGGGCGAGGAAATCTGGACCGATCAGTTCGGCCGGGTGAAGGTGCATTTCTACTGGGACCGTCACGACCAGTCCAACGAAAACAGCTCGTGCTGGATTCGCGTGTCACAGTCCTGGGCCGGGAAAAACTGGGGCTCGATGCAGATCCCGCGCATTGGCCAGGAAGTGATTGTCAGCTTCCTCGAAGGCGACCCCGACCGGCCGATCATCACCGGTCGTGTCTACAACGCCGAACAGACCGTGCCTTATGACCTGCCCGCAAACGCCACCCAGAGCGGCATGAAAAGCCGTTCGAGCAAGGGCGGCACGCCAGCGAATTTCAACGAAATCCGCATGGAAGACAAAAAAGGCGCCGAGCAGTTGTACATCCATGCCGAGCGCAACCAGGACATTGTGGTGGAGGTCGATGAAAGCCACTCGGTGGGTCACGACCGCAACAAGAGCATCGGCCACAACGAGACGGTGACCATCGGCA is drawn from Pseudomonas rhizophila and contains these coding sequences:
- a CDS encoding type VI secretion system amidase effector protein Tae4, whose translation is MAKPSFINLWNSYPPYPSASPACDGPYVNQCAIRMSIALCGEKTLPVNSSTYTLDPKCAHGHARGAESLANWLWRKNRLGPPKVYTTSVADRTTLMGKTGIIFFKDCYQQNSDTAGRPTGDHIDLWNRGLTKSGDLFSRSKAIWFWELS
- the tssC gene encoding type VI secretion system contractile sheath large subunit — protein: MNESARENQSQALGTTEVPSEFASLLMQEFKPKTERAREAVETAVRTLAEQALAQTDLVSNDAIKSIESIIAAIDAKLTAQVNQVIHHPDFQQLESAWRGLHYLVNNTESDEQLKIRVLNISKTDLHKTLKKFKGTAWDQSPIFKKMYEEEYGQFGGEPYGCLVGDYYFDQSPPDVELLGELSKVCAAMHSPFIAAASPTVMGMGSWQELSNPRDLTKIFTTPEYAGWRSLRESEDSRYIGLTMPRFLARLPYGAKTDPVEAFAFEENTDGADSSKYTWANAAYAMAVNINRSFKHFGWCSRIRGVESGGEVENLPAHTFPTDDGGVDMKCPTEIAISDRREAELAKNGFMPLLHKKNTDFAAFIGAQSLQKPAEYDDPDATANANLAARLPYLFATCRFAHYLKCIVRDKIGSFKEKDEMQRWLQDWILNYVDGDPAHSTETTKAQHPLAAAEVIVEEVEGNPGYYNSKFYLRPHYQLEGLTVSLRLVSKLPSAKGA
- a CDS encoding Hcp family type VI secretion system effector, producing the protein MAVDIFIKIGDIKGESMDKAHKDEIDVLNWSWGMSQSGNMHVGSGGGAGKVNVQDLSLTKFVDKASPNLMMHCASGKHIDKVKLTVRKAGGESQVEYMIINLEEVLITSLSTGGSGNDDRLTENVTLNFAKVMVDYQPQKADGTKEGGPVKFGWNIRQNVKV
- the tssE gene encoding type VI secretion system baseplate subunit TssE, which codes for MVTEIATRDRLQPSLLDRLTDDDPSNPKESADKRVLSLTQLKASVLRDLAWLLNTTSLLDTDATLHTPAGTSVVNFGLPALAGNSASNVDLPALEALIHQAIATFEPRILRHTLRVRARATAEMNHNALSFEIEGDLWAQPVPLRLMLQTDLDLETGHVRVVQADQRRRP
- the tssA gene encoding type VI secretion system protein TssA, which gives rise to MDVPLLLAAVSATSPCGEDLEYDADFLRLERDSQGQPERSMGDSILPAEPPEWRSIQQQSLDLLQRSKDLRITHFLLQSSLALEGIPGLARVLTLTSELLKQYWAELHPRLDAEDDNDPTVRINALAGLTSDITIGLLRESILARSRTFGAVSLRAAANASGLQSFPNESLGAEQLAGALLDSDPEQLEITRAALLEARSAAEAIEQHVSDQVGSAQGVDLGPLKQPLKMALQILGQFAPQSGDSALPEVISSGDDNTAPVEHATAPSAGAPRSTAPGEINSRDDVLRSLDRILAYYARQEPSSPLPVLLNRAKILVNADFATIVRNLIPDGMSQFENLRGPDSE
- the tssF gene encoding type VI secretion system baseplate subunit TssF encodes the protein MNPRLLELYNQELHHVRESAAEFAKEYPKIASRLTLSGMDCADPYVERLLEGFAYLTARVQLKLDAEYPTFTHNLLEIAYPHYLAPTPSMTVVQLQTDPDEGSLSGGFALPRDTVLRAALGRETQTCCEYRTAHAVTLWPLQVSQAEYFGNPSAVLGRLAASEPKAKAGLRLTLRTGAELPFNSLPLDNLPLYLSGADEQPFRLYEQLLSNACAVFARKPGGDWVERLPQDALCSRGFDDADAALPVVSRAFQGYRLLQEYFALPHRFLFVDFTQLSRAVKRCDGQELELIVLFDRHDPSLEGSVGAAQFLPFCTPAINLFPKRLDRIHLSERVNEHHVIADRTRPMDFEVHSLTGLTGHGTGPEQPFLPFYAVRDPSRYGRDQAYYTIRREPRVLSSDQRRNGPRSTYVGSETFVSLVDSQQAPYRHDLRQLGVTALCTNRDLPLFMSVGNGKTDFTLADSAPVGAIRCAAGPSRPRASHAHDAKAWRLISQLSLNYLSLSEQGQGAAALRELLRLYGDSNDAAVQLQIEGLREVSSKACTRRLPMPGPIVFGRGLEITLEFDENAFRGTGVFLLGAVFERFLARYVSINSFTETVIRTTERGEIMRWKAKPGRRPTL
- the tssG gene encoding type VI secretion system baseplate subunit TssG; the encoded protein is MESQARTSSDPLSTLDAMHQEPWEYDFFQALRRIECESPELPRLGHSLRLADDPLRLGQQAECTFAPATLASVQPGLDGAPARLEQFFFGLGGPNGPLPLHITEYVRERQRNNADSTSKRFLDVFHHRLLSLFYRAWAEARPTVSHDRPDDDYWSARLAALSGRGMPSLLKQGLIPDTAKLHYSGHLSAQTRYPDGLKAIISEYFGLPVEIEEYVGQWLELPERSRVGVSAHQLGVDFCLGRYVWDRQHKFRIRLGPLKLDDYMGMLPGSQPFNELVAWVAEYLGHELDWDLNLILEQPEVPALQLNGSLRLGFNTWLGRPETDAKDLILARHYAEQANTSQTSRSHEHG
- the tssB gene encoding type VI secretion system contractile sheath small subunit → MAKQSSQKFIARNRAPRVQIEYDVELYGAEKKVQLPFVMGVMADLAGKPAEPLAPVADRKFLEIDVDNFDSRLKAMQPRVAFHVPNELTGEGNLSLDLTFESMDDFSPAAVARKVDSLNKLLEARTQLANLLTYMDGKTGAEEIIMKAIKDPALLQALASAPKPADNEPKA